One segment of Comamonas thiooxydans DNA contains the following:
- a CDS encoding LysR family transcriptional regulator produces the protein MAADSSFSQIQAGAGAASPEGRLLFSRMVKQVRLRQLQLLLALQQCGSVMQAAVELSMSQSAATQALAELERVLDIKLFERHARGMRPTVAGQALIDSARSMLVGLQEVSESLASIRRGASAALRLGAIPAAALSVLSQLLPRFYEAHPQVYVDVHEDASAPLLSQLMACGLDVVFCRQPQLLPVEFSFEPLLLDAAVVIADAGHPLVGRRDVPLPALRGARWVLPSFGIAVRHIVETEVLPVLEDASWFPASTVSLPVLEGLLTQPGAVSLVPRSILPGLRSQGRVRTLDVRIEGGLPPLGAVYRTDHAPALLQEMLRLWRRLELTHAAVPASA, from the coding sequence ATGGCTGCTGACTCTTCTTTTTCTCAGATACAGGCCGGAGCAGGCGCGGCAAGCCCCGAGGGCCGCTTGCTCTTTTCCCGCATGGTCAAGCAGGTACGGCTGCGTCAGTTGCAGCTTTTGCTGGCTTTGCAGCAATGTGGCTCGGTCATGCAGGCGGCAGTGGAGCTGAGCATGAGCCAGTCAGCGGCTACCCAGGCCCTGGCCGAGCTGGAGCGGGTGCTGGACATCAAACTGTTCGAGCGTCATGCGCGTGGCATGCGGCCCACAGTGGCAGGCCAGGCCTTGATCGATTCGGCACGCAGCATGCTGGTGGGACTGCAGGAAGTGTCCGAATCGCTGGCCTCTATCCGGCGCGGGGCTTCGGCTGCGTTGCGCCTCGGGGCCATTCCGGCAGCTGCGCTGTCGGTGCTCTCCCAGCTGCTGCCACGCTTTTACGAGGCACACCCGCAGGTCTATGTGGATGTGCATGAGGACGCCAGCGCCCCTTTGCTGTCGCAGCTCATGGCTTGCGGACTCGATGTGGTGTTCTGTCGCCAGCCCCAGCTTTTGCCGGTGGAGTTTTCCTTCGAGCCGCTGCTGCTGGATGCGGCCGTGGTGATTGCGGATGCAGGTCATCCGCTGGTCGGGCGGCGCGATGTGCCGCTGCCTGCCTTGAGGGGGGCGCGCTGGGTGCTGCCGAGCTTTGGCATTGCGGTACGCCATATCGTGGAGACCGAGGTGCTGCCCGTGCTGGAGGATGCCTCCTGGTTTCCGGCCTCCACCGTGTCCCTGCCCGTGCTCGAGGGCCTGCTCACCCAGCCTGGGGCCGTATCGCTGGTGCCTCGCAGCATCCTGCCGGGACTGCGTTCCCAGGGGCGTGTGCGTACGCTGGATGTGCGTATCGAGGGTGGCTTGCCGCCGCTGGGTGCGGTGTATCGTACAGACCATGCGCCAGCGCTGCTGCAGGAGATGCTCAGGCTCTGGCGTCGGCTCGAACTGACCCATGCAGCAGTACCGGCGTCCGCATAG
- the cobF gene encoding precorrin-6A synthase (deacetylating) encodes MLELFLIGIGTGNPDHLTREAEKAIRGADLVLLPHKEDSKAELAQVRLSLLQSLAVEESRIAHFDMPQRRQQGSDYDQQVDEWHDAIARRWQASLQDRLPARSGRVALLVWGDPALYDSTLRIASRLGLAREQVRVVPGITSMQVLCSAHGIALNEIGEPFLITTGRQLRENGWPSAVNTLVVMLDGQRSYEQLKDTDVDIYWGAYLGMPQQLLMHGRLCDIAPDITIRRAQAREQNGWIMDIYLLRRVAAP; translated from the coding sequence ATGCTGGAGCTGTTCCTGATCGGCATCGGCACCGGCAACCCCGATCACCTCACCCGGGAAGCAGAGAAAGCGATTCGCGGCGCCGACCTGGTTCTGTTGCCGCACAAGGAGGATAGCAAGGCCGAGCTGGCCCAGGTCCGCCTGTCGCTGCTGCAAAGCCTGGCCGTGGAAGAGAGCCGAATTGCTCACTTCGACATGCCGCAACGCCGTCAGCAGGGATCGGACTACGACCAGCAGGTGGACGAATGGCATGACGCCATTGCCCGGCGCTGGCAAGCCAGTCTTCAGGACCGTCTGCCTGCCCGCTCGGGACGCGTGGCCCTGCTCGTTTGGGGCGATCCGGCCCTCTACGACAGCACGCTGCGCATTGCCTCGCGTCTGGGCCTGGCCCGCGAACAGGTACGCGTCGTGCCTGGCATCACGTCCATGCAGGTACTGTGCAGCGCCCACGGCATCGCCCTCAATGAAATCGGTGAACCCTTTCTGATCACCACCGGCCGCCAGCTGCGCGAAAACGGCTGGCCATCCGCAGTGAACACCCTGGTCGTGATGCTGGATGGCCAACGCAGCTATGAACAGCTGAAAGACACCGATGTCGACATCTACTGGGGCGCCTATCTGGGCATGCCACAGCAATTGCTCATGCATGGCCGACTTTGCGACATCGCCCCAGACATCACCATCAGGCGCGCCCAGGCCCGCGAGCAAAATGGCTGGATCATGGACATCTACCTGCTGCGCAGGGTTGCGGCACCCTGA
- the cobM gene encoding precorrin-4 C(11)-methyltransferase, with product MTVHFIGAGPGAADLITVRGRDLLAASPVCLYAGSLVPSELLAHCPAGARLVNTAPMSLEDIVAEIQTAHGQGQDVARLHSGDLSIWSAMGEQLRALRALNIPYTVTPGVPAFSAAAAALEAELTLPGSCQSVVLTRTSGRASSMPDGETLAAFAATGAVLAIHLSVHVAEQVQQELTSHYGPDCPAAIVWRASWPDEQLLRTRVGDIASAAQSNPLQRSALILVGATLSQQDFGNSRLYANDYDRRYRPRGDEPRFPRGTEGA from the coding sequence TTGACCGTTCATTTCATCGGAGCCGGCCCCGGTGCGGCCGACCTCATCACCGTTCGCGGGCGTGATCTGCTGGCCGCATCGCCGGTGTGCCTGTACGCAGGCTCGCTGGTACCCAGCGAGTTGCTGGCGCACTGCCCTGCCGGAGCCCGTCTCGTCAACACCGCCCCCATGTCGCTGGAAGACATCGTGGCAGAAATTCAGACCGCACACGGGCAAGGGCAGGATGTCGCCCGCCTGCATTCCGGTGACCTGAGCATCTGGTCTGCCATGGGCGAGCAGTTGCGCGCCCTGCGCGCATTGAACATCCCCTACACCGTCACGCCCGGTGTCCCCGCCTTCAGTGCCGCAGCCGCGGCCCTGGAGGCCGAGCTGACTTTGCCCGGCTCCTGCCAATCGGTGGTGCTGACACGTACTTCGGGCCGGGCGTCAAGCATGCCCGACGGCGAAACCCTGGCCGCCTTCGCTGCAACCGGAGCCGTACTGGCGATTCATCTGTCGGTTCATGTGGCCGAGCAGGTGCAGCAGGAACTCACCAGCCATTACGGTCCAGATTGCCCTGCAGCCATTGTCTGGCGCGCCTCATGGCCGGACGAGCAACTGCTGCGCACCCGAGTGGGAGATATCGCCAGCGCCGCCCAATCCAATCCGCTGCAGCGCAGCGCACTGATTCTGGTCGGGGCCACACTGAGCCAGCAGGATTTCGGCAACAGCCGACTCTATGCCAATGACTACGATCGCCGCTACCGGCCGCGCGGCGACGAACCGCGCTTCCCTCGCGGAACCGAGGGCGCCTGA
- a CDS encoding cobalamin biosynthesis protein gives MRYLFAGWGFQAAALPQSFESCWTQVRHMLESADSAPCHWTFALLSIRSQTSAARALQDWAGQIPGHIDWKTYAESAIAHIATPSHSARLQQRFATGSVAEALALHAGAVLPHSRLLVLRTVSADRRATLAIAGLPLPTPFIPGVLS, from the coding sequence ATGAGATATTTGTTCGCAGGCTGGGGATTTCAAGCCGCTGCCCTGCCTCAATCATTCGAGAGCTGCTGGACCCAGGTCCGCCATATGCTCGAGAGCGCGGATTCAGCGCCCTGCCACTGGACCTTTGCCCTTCTGAGCATCAGGAGCCAGACCTCAGCGGCCCGCGCCTTGCAGGATTGGGCGGGCCAGATTCCGGGCCATATCGACTGGAAGACCTATGCCGAAAGCGCGATTGCGCATATCGCCACACCATCCCATTCCGCAAGATTGCAGCAGCGCTTTGCCACGGGCAGCGTTGCAGAAGCCCTGGCCCTGCATGCCGGCGCCGTCCTGCCCCATAGCCGGCTGCTGGTGCTGCGCACCGTTTCGGCAGACCGACGTGCGACGCTGGCGATTGCCGGCTTGCCGCTGCCCACACCATTTATCCCTGGAGTTTTGTCTTGA
- the cbiE gene encoding precorrin-6y C5,15-methyltransferase (decarboxylating) subunit CbiE, whose amino-acid sequence MANPWLSIIGIHPSGLEGLSPAARRALDDASVVFGSPRHLALAQTGTRGRAWPVPFSVEPVLQLRGQQGVAVLVSGDPFHFGAGASLARHLQPGEWRNYPQASTFSWIAGELGWSQERTHCLGLHARSLSSLTPLLAPQERFICLLRDGPAAHTLAQWLLQQGWGDSPLWLVEQAGSDQQDIRSGTVRELAALLATHPAKAPVTAAFEARGGKGLSRVPGRPISEFAHDGQITKSPVRAMTLAALAPRQGEWLWDLGAGSGSVAVEWCLAGGQAICVEQHAARAANIAQNAQRHAAALEVVHEHALAALPRLQPEPQAIFVGGGFSAELFDALCMRLSGPWRLVVNAVALHTQALLLELHRTHGGQLYQLQWSEAQSLGSMHSWAPSRPLVQWVWSSQ is encoded by the coding sequence ATGGCCAATCCGTGGCTTTCAATTATCGGAATTCATCCATCAGGGCTGGAAGGCCTGAGCCCTGCAGCGCGACGAGCCCTGGATGATGCCAGTGTTGTGTTCGGCAGTCCGCGTCATCTGGCACTGGCGCAAACAGGGACGCGTGGCAGGGCCTGGCCTGTGCCCTTCAGCGTCGAGCCCGTGCTGCAGTTGCGTGGACAGCAAGGTGTGGCCGTGCTGGTGTCCGGCGATCCGTTTCACTTCGGTGCTGGTGCATCTCTGGCCAGGCACCTGCAGCCGGGCGAGTGGCGCAACTACCCTCAAGCCTCGACGTTTTCCTGGATTGCTGGCGAGCTGGGCTGGTCCCAGGAGCGCACCCATTGCCTAGGCCTGCATGCCCGCAGCCTGAGCAGCCTGACACCTCTGCTGGCGCCTCAAGAACGCTTTATCTGCCTGTTGCGTGACGGTCCGGCCGCTCACACCCTGGCGCAATGGCTGCTGCAGCAGGGCTGGGGCGACAGCCCTCTGTGGCTGGTGGAGCAGGCAGGCAGCGATCAGCAGGACATACGCAGCGGCACGGTGCGCGAGCTGGCCGCACTGTTGGCAACCCATCCTGCCAAGGCCCCTGTGACTGCAGCTTTCGAAGCACGCGGCGGAAAAGGCCTGTCCCGGGTACCTGGCAGGCCCATCAGTGAGTTTGCACATGACGGGCAGATCACCAAAAGCCCGGTGCGCGCCATGACGCTGGCCGCGCTGGCTCCGCGTCAAGGCGAGTGGCTCTGGGATCTGGGTGCGGGTTCGGGCTCGGTCGCCGTCGAGTGGTGTCTGGCGGGGGGCCAGGCCATCTGCGTGGAGCAGCATGCCGCGCGTGCGGCCAATATTGCGCAGAACGCGCAGCGCCATGCGGCAGCGCTTGAAGTGGTTCATGAGCACGCCCTGGCAGCCCTGCCCCGTCTGCAGCCAGAGCCACAGGCCATCTTTGTCGGCGGCGGCTTCAGCGCCGAGCTGTTCGATGCCCTGTGCATGCGCCTTTCCGGGCCTTGGCGGCTGGTGGTGAATGCCGTGGCGCTGCACACCCAGGCACTGCTGCTGGAACTGCACCGCACGCATGGCGGCCAACTGTATCAGCTGCAATGGAGCGAAGCACAGAGTCTGGGCAGCATGCATTCCTGGGCCCCGTCTCGCCCCCTGGTGCAGTGGGTCTGGAGCAGCCAATGA
- a CDS encoding cobalt-precorrin-6A reductase — MAMTQVLLLGGTFDAYMLSTLLHEAGVQAIYSYAGATQTRRTPALPVRVGGFGGVPGLVDYLSAHHITHVIDATHPFAAQMSANAIAACAQLDLPLLCMERPAWQAQPGDQWQHVPDMAAAAKALDPMFKRVFLAIGRKQLAAFAGLAGEHQFVLRVIDQEGGALPLPASSYELIVARGPFRLADELALLGQYRIDCIVSKNAGGADTYAKIEAARQLGIPVIMVDRPVLASRTQCQSPQQAMEWLRRQRC; from the coding sequence TTGGCCATGACCCAAGTTCTCCTGTTAGGCGGCACTTTCGATGCCTATATGTTGTCCACGCTGCTGCATGAGGCAGGGGTGCAAGCCATCTACTCCTATGCCGGGGCCACCCAGACGCGCCGTACTCCGGCCTTGCCGGTACGTGTGGGCGGCTTTGGCGGCGTGCCGGGGCTGGTCGATTACCTGAGCGCGCATCACATCACCCATGTCATCGACGCCACCCACCCGTTCGCGGCACAGATGAGTGCCAATGCCATCGCGGCCTGCGCTCAACTGGATCTGCCCTTGCTGTGCATGGAGCGGCCAGCCTGGCAGGCGCAGCCCGGTGATCAATGGCAGCATGTGCCGGATATGGCGGCGGCCGCCAAGGCCCTGGACCCCATGTTCAAGCGGGTGTTTCTGGCCATTGGGCGCAAGCAGCTGGCGGCGTTTGCGGGCCTGGCCGGCGAGCACCAGTTTGTGCTGCGCGTCATCGACCAGGAGGGCGGCGCCTTGCCTTTGCCTGCATCCAGCTATGAGCTGATCGTGGCGCGCGGCCCGTTCCGGCTCGCCGATGAGCTGGCGCTGCTCGGGCAGTACCGCATCGACTGCATCGTCAGCAAGAACGCCGGTGGCGCAGATACCTATGCCAAGATCGAGGCCGCACGGCAACTGGGTATTCCGGTCATCATGGTTGACAGGCCGGTGCTGGCGTCGCGCACCCAGTGCCAAAGCCCTCAGCAGGCCATGGAGTGGCTGCGCCGCCAGCGTTGCTGA
- the cobJ gene encoding precorrin-3B C(17)-methyltransferase — protein MPPQLLVLGLGPGDDALLTQQVRDSIASASDVFGYFPYVARLQGLEHLQLHASDNREELERARNALDLAALGRKVLMLSSGDPGVFAMASAVFETLEQASPEEHARWQGVDVQVQPGITAMLAAAARLGAPLGHDFCTINLSDNLKPAKIIERRIRLAAQADFAMAFYNPCSRSRPEGFSRALQVLQQECEPERLICFARNVSRPDETLRVVRLLDARADMADMRTVVIVGNSQTRRVGRHVYTPRSYEAGSSTTSAVTEHA, from the coding sequence ATGCCTCCACAACTCCTGGTGCTGGGCCTGGGCCCGGGCGATGATGCCCTGCTGACCCAGCAGGTGCGCGACAGCATTGCCAGCGCCAGCGACGTATTCGGCTACTTTCCCTATGTGGCGCGGCTGCAGGGCCTGGAGCACCTGCAACTGCACGCCAGCGACAACCGCGAGGAACTGGAGCGTGCGCGCAATGCCTTGGATCTTGCAGCCCTGGGCCGCAAGGTGCTGATGCTCTCGTCGGGCGACCCGGGGGTGTTCGCCATGGCCAGTGCCGTGTTCGAGACGCTGGAGCAGGCCAGCCCCGAGGAGCATGCCCGCTGGCAGGGCGTGGACGTGCAGGTGCAGCCGGGTATCACCGCCATGCTGGCAGCGGCAGCTCGCCTGGGCGCGCCCTTGGGACATGATTTCTGCACCATCAATCTATCCGACAACCTCAAGCCCGCGAAGATCATCGAGCGCCGCATCCGCCTGGCCGCCCAGGCCGATTTCGCCATGGCCTTCTACAACCCCTGCTCGCGCTCGCGCCCCGAGGGCTTCTCGCGCGCCCTGCAGGTGCTGCAGCAGGAGTGCGAGCCCGAGCGCCTGATCTGCTTTGCCCGCAACGTCAGCCGCCCCGATGAGACGCTGCGGGTCGTACGACTGCTGGACGCACGAGCCGACATGGCCGATATGCGCACGGTGGTGATTGTGGGCAACAGCCAGACCAGGCGGGTTGGCAGGCATGTCTACACCCCGCGCAGCTATGAGGCCGGAAGCAGCACTACCTCTGCCGTAACAGAGCATGCCTGA
- the cobI gene encoding precorrin-2 C(20)-methyltransferase, translated as MNHGKIFCVGLGPGDPDMMSVKADRLLRNARHVAYFRKRGHPGKARQLVNGLLHAEVTEYPMEYPLTTEIPHDDPRYIAQLSSFYQDWQSRLTELTRSEDVIVLCEGDPFFYGSFMHLYVRLRQAAQVTVEVLPGIPGMVGCWHATGIPMTWGDDVMSVLPATLPDTPLREHMARSDALVIMKVGRHLGRIRSLLSEQGKLERAWLVINGTMSDQQVMPLRDAPERCPYFAIIVVHGQGRRPANDM; from the coding sequence CGTGAAGGCCGACCGCCTGCTGAGAAACGCCCGCCATGTGGCCTACTTTCGCAAGCGCGGTCACCCGGGCAAGGCACGGCAGCTGGTCAATGGCCTGCTGCATGCCGAGGTCACGGAGTACCCGATGGAGTACCCGCTGACCACGGAGATCCCGCACGACGACCCGCGCTATATCGCCCAGCTGTCCAGCTTCTATCAGGACTGGCAGTCCAGGCTGACGGAGCTCACGCGCAGCGAGGATGTGATCGTGCTCTGCGAAGGCGATCCGTTCTTCTACGGCTCCTTCATGCACCTTTATGTGCGCCTGCGCCAGGCGGCACAGGTGACGGTGGAGGTGCTGCCCGGCATACCGGGCATGGTGGGCTGCTGGCATGCCACCGGCATTCCCATGACTTGGGGTGACGATGTGATGAGCGTGCTGCCCGCGACCCTGCCCGATACGCCGCTGCGTGAGCATATGGCGCGCTCGGACGCGCTGGTCATCATGAAGGTGGGACGGCATCTGGGCCGCATCCGTTCGCTGCTGAGCGAGCAAGGCAAGCTGGAGCGTGCATGGCTCGTCATCAACGGCACCATGAGCGATCAGCAGGTCATGCCACTGCGCGACGCACCCGAGCGCTGTCCCTATTTCGCCATCATCGTCGTGCACGGCCAGGGCCGTCGCCCGGCAAACGACATGTGA